One Bacteroidota bacterium genomic window carries:
- a CDS encoding sodium:proton antiporter — MSTAIIITICLLLLAAYAFDISSPLTKIPSVILLLGLGWGLHRGTDWLETDLPNLEGTLPVLGTIGLILIVLEGSLDLDLDRSKLKMVRKASLLAFVPMLLLASGLAVVVTMVSGASFLDALTNAIPLAVISSAIAIPTAQAFKGPEREFVIYESSLSDIAGVLAFNFVALNEAFELKTFGAFGLQMLVIVVISFLATIALAFLLSRIKHHVKFAPIVLLTILIYAIAKAYHLPGLILILAFGMFLGNLDRFTRFQWIRKLRPEILEMEVKKLKELVMEGAFLIRALFFLVFGYYIKTEDVLDPVSLVWALGICAAIYGLRALWLWGSGLRLMPLLFIAPRGLITVLLFLSIPASRSLPMFGPSLIIQVVLISSLMMMFGTMFSKSKSPKTAEVEAENQEVFPARLSDLGLADPSSHEGKEI, encoded by the coding sequence ATGTCCACTGCTATCATAATTACCATCTGTCTTCTTCTTTTGGCTGCTTATGCCTTTGATATTTCGTCTCCGCTCACCAAAATCCCTTCCGTCATCCTTTTGTTGGGATTAGGATGGGGGCTGCACAGGGGTACGGATTGGTTGGAAACTGACTTGCCGAACCTCGAAGGAACGTTACCTGTTTTAGGCACGATTGGCTTGATTCTGATTGTTTTAGAGGGCTCTTTGGATTTGGACCTCGATCGCTCCAAGCTCAAGATGGTCAGAAAGGCTTCGTTGCTTGCCTTTGTTCCGATGCTGTTGCTGGCAAGCGGATTGGCGGTCGTGGTGACCATGGTCTCTGGCGCTTCATTTTTGGATGCGCTGACCAATGCGATTCCGTTGGCGGTGATCAGCAGCGCGATCGCAATCCCTACCGCACAGGCCTTTAAAGGGCCGGAACGCGAATTCGTGATTTACGAAAGCAGCCTGTCTGACATTGCTGGCGTATTGGCTTTTAATTTTGTGGCTTTGAACGAAGCGTTTGAGCTTAAGACCTTTGGCGCCTTTGGCCTTCAGATGTTGGTGATCGTAGTCATCAGCTTTTTGGCTACGATTGCGCTCGCTTTTCTTTTGAGCCGGATCAAACACCACGTGAAGTTTGCACCCATTGTTTTGCTTACGATTCTCATTTATGCCATTGCAAAGGCCTACCATCTTCCCGGTCTGATTTTGATTCTTGCGTTTGGAATGTTTCTTGGAAATCTGGATCGATTCACACGTTTTCAATGGATACGAAAACTGCGTCCGGAAATTCTGGAAATGGAAGTCAAGAAGCTGAAGGAGCTGGTCATGGAAGGCGCATTTTTGATCCGAGCACTCTTTTTCCTCGTGTTTGGCTATTATATCAAAACCGAAGATGTGCTTGATCCTGTTTCGTTGGTTTGGGCCTTGGGAATATGTGCCGCGATTTACGGCTTGCGCGCACTCTGGCTATGGGGTTCTGGTCTGCGTTTGATGCCATTACTTTTTATAGCTCCACGTGGATTGATCACGGTTTTGTTGTTTCTTTCGATTCCTGCATCACGTAGTCTCCCGATGTTTGGCCCTTCCCTGATCATCCAAGTTGTGCTGATTTCATCGCTGATGATGATGTTTGGTACGATGTTTTCCAAATCAAAAAGTCCCAAGACCGCAGAGGTGGAAGCAGAGAACCAGGAAGTTTTTCCTGCAAGGTTGTCCGACCTCGGTTTGGCAGACCCAAGTTCGCATGAGGGGAAAGAAATTTAG
- a CDS encoding chloride channel protein: MNTLSPLNKFGKKLQELARRRDWLGRASAFFSKIQKNERIRHNILQAIPFWSASVIVGLVAVGYAQLFSLAESISLELHAIADWSIFIIMPFCVITAWWLVRRYAPGARGSGIPQVIAALELANEKEHDKVPKLLSIRIILVKIASSLLMILGGAAIGREGPTIQISAAIFRKVNAMLPPWWPKVSRRNMILTGAAAGLAAAFNTPLGGIVFAVEELSKTHFTRFRTAIFTAVIIAGLAAQGISGSYLYLGYPQIGQYTLSAFWGVILVAAIGGLAGGATSKAVLAIFAWKDKFRKVTDHLLFLMLCAMVMASMIYFVSAEAMGSGKEIMNTTLFSADKRVEWYLPIVRIIGPISSFTTGASGGIFAPGLSAGASIGATVAGWFDLNGPNSNLLIVAGMVAFLTGITRSPFTSAILVLEMTDRHSLIFHLMAAGMVANIFAYFVERKSLYENLKDRFLKELNPPDPAP, translated from the coding sequence ATGAATACACTTTCCCCGCTCAATAAATTTGGAAAGAAACTTCAGGAACTCGCCCGCAGACGTGATTGGTTGGGTCGTGCAAGTGCGTTTTTCTCCAAGATTCAGAAGAATGAACGCATCCGGCACAACATTTTGCAAGCGATTCCCTTCTGGTCTGCTTCGGTCATCGTCGGGCTCGTGGCTGTGGGCTATGCCCAGTTGTTTTCCTTGGCCGAATCGATTTCCTTGGAACTGCATGCCATTGCGGATTGGAGTATTTTTATTATCATGCCCTTTTGCGTCATCACAGCATGGTGGCTGGTACGGCGGTACGCACCGGGCGCGCGCGGGTCTGGGATCCCGCAAGTGATTGCTGCATTGGAACTTGCGAATGAAAAGGAACACGACAAGGTTCCCAAATTGCTGAGCATTAGAATAATTCTCGTCAAAATTGCCAGTTCGTTGCTGATGATCTTGGGGGGCGCAGCAATCGGACGTGAAGGGCCAACAATTCAAATTTCGGCCGCGATCTTTCGCAAGGTCAATGCGATGCTGCCACCTTGGTGGCCCAAGGTTTCTCGCAGAAATATGATTTTGACGGGTGCTGCAGCGGGATTGGCGGCAGCATTTAACACGCCATTGGGTGGAATCGTTTTTGCCGTAGAGGAACTGAGCAAAACGCATTTTACACGTTTCCGCACCGCCATTTTTACGGCCGTGATCATCGCAGGCTTGGCTGCACAGGGCATATCGGGTTCCTATCTTTACCTGGGTTATCCGCAAATCGGTCAATACACACTGAGCGCATTTTGGGGGGTCATCCTCGTCGCAGCCATCGGCGGCCTCGCGGGTGGCGCAACGAGTAAAGCCGTACTCGCCATTTTTGCATGGAAGGACAAGTTTCGCAAAGTCACCGATCACCTGCTGTTTTTGATGCTATGCGCGATGGTGATGGCCTCGATGATCTACTTTGTATCCGCTGAAGCCATGGGTTCGGGCAAGGAAATCATGAACACCACCTTGTTTTCTGCCGATAAACGGGTGGAATGGTACCTGCCCATCGTCAGGATCATCGGGCCAATTTCGAGTTTCACGACCGGAGCAAGCGGCGGAATTTTTGCCCCGGGATTGAGCGCGGGCGCGAGCATCGGCGCGACGGTCGCAGGTTGGTTTGATCTCAATGGGCCCAATTCCAACTTATTGATCGTCGCAGGCATGGTTGCCTTCCTCACAGGCATCACACGCAGCCCATTTACCTCTGCCATTCTCGTCCTGGAAATGACCGACCGCCATAGCCTGATCTTCCATTTAATGGCCGCAGGAATGGTCGCCAATATCTTTGCCTACTTTGTAGAACGCAAATCGCTGTATGAGAACTTGAAAGACAGGTTCTTGAAGGAGCTCAATCCGCCAGATCCCGCACCCTGA
- a CDS encoding lysine 2,3-aminomutase encodes MSKYKAYALHNYLTIPQIDRLSAEQRRDIEVVGAVLPFKVNSYVLDELIDWDRPDGDPIFHLTFPQRDMLLPHHYAEMAAVTGQNASKEQQKEVSNSIRMQLNPHPAGQADHNVPTIDGQRLWGLQHKYRETVLFFPSSGQTCHSYCSFCFRWPQFVGMDEFKFAMKETELLIRYLEQHQEVTDILFTGGDPMIMSFKVFEKYIEPFLADDNKTNIQTIRIGTKALAFWPYKFLTDPDADEFLRLFERITNKGINLAIMAHFSHPRELETAAVKDAIRRLRSTGAQIRTQSPILRHINDNAEVWADMWRKQVNLNCIPYYMFMTRDTGAQHYFALTLVEAWDIWRAAYQQVSGVCRTVRGPSMSCTPGKVQFLGVSEIGDKKVFVLRFLQGRNPNWVARPFFAEYDENAVWMDELKPAFADRFFFEDEAEKIYGQKYTERDINALE; translated from the coding sequence ATGTCCAAGTACAAAGCTTATGCACTTCACAACTACCTTACAATCCCCCAAATCGACCGACTTTCAGCTGAGCAGCGCCGCGATATCGAAGTTGTTGGCGCTGTGTTGCCATTTAAAGTGAACAGTTATGTTTTAGACGAATTGATCGATTGGGACCGTCCGGATGGTGATCCAATTTTTCATCTGACGTTTCCGCAACGGGACATGCTTTTGCCTCACCATTACGCAGAAATGGCCGCAGTCACGGGTCAAAATGCTTCCAAGGAGCAGCAAAAGGAAGTCAGCAATAGCATCCGGATGCAGCTCAATCCCCATCCAGCAGGCCAAGCCGACCACAATGTCCCTACGATTGATGGGCAACGTCTGTGGGGATTGCAACACAAATACCGGGAAACCGTGCTGTTTTTTCCAAGTTCCGGTCAAACTTGCCATAGTTATTGCTCTTTTTGCTTCCGATGGCCGCAGTTTGTCGGAATGGACGAATTCAAGTTTGCCATGAAGGAAACCGAGCTGCTGATCCGGTATTTGGAACAACATCAGGAAGTCACAGACATCCTGTTTACAGGCGGTGATCCAATGATCATGAGTTTCAAGGTCTTTGAAAAATACATCGAACCGTTTTTGGCCGACGATAACAAAACGAACATTCAAACCATTCGGATCGGCACCAAAGCCTTGGCATTCTGGCCGTACAAGTTTCTTACAGATCCCGATGCCGATGAATTTCTGCGGCTTTTTGAACGCATCACCAACAAGGGGATCAACCTTGCGATCATGGCTCACTTCAGTCATCCCCGTGAACTGGAGACTGCGGCCGTCAAAGATGCGATTCGACGATTGAGGAGTACTGGAGCCCAAATCAGGACCCAATCACCCATTCTGAGACATATCAACGATAACGCAGAAGTTTGGGCGGATATGTGGCGCAAACAAGTCAACCTCAACTGCATACCTTATTATATGTTCATGACAAGGGATACAGGTGCTCAGCACTATTTTGCATTGACTTTGGTCGAAGCTTGGGATATCTGGCGAGCAGCCTATCAGCAAGTAAGCGGCGTATGCCGCACAGTGAGGGGGCCAAGTATGTCCTGTACGCCTGGCAAAGTCCAATTCCTGGGCGTAAGTGAAATCGGGGACAAAAAGGTGTTTGTTTTGCGGTTTCTTCAGGGACGCAATCCCAATTGGGTGGCACGTCCATTTTTTGCAGAATACGACGAAAACGCTGTTTGGATGGATGAGCTCAAACCTGCGTTTGCGGATCGGTTCTTCTTTGAAGATGAAGCCGAGAAAATCTATGGTCAAAAATATACTGAGCGCGATATCAACGCATTGGAGTGA
- a CDS encoding TetR/AcrR family transcriptional regulator translates to MVVSEKENTELRILEAARHIFQQKGFDGARMQEIADTAHINKGLLHYYFKSKDALFHRVFGIAFDAMVKRIAEVLNSDRPLLEKIDRFCGTYIGMMARNAYLPRFVIHEISRNPDRFITRLRKHHHLPDLDPFFKQVEAEAAAGRIRPTDPRQLLVNMMSMSIFPFLAQPMIQVIHNMGNQDFDQFVATRKTEVAQFIIHAIQIEK, encoded by the coding sequence ATGGTAGTATCGGAAAAAGAAAATACTGAGTTACGAATCTTGGAGGCAGCGCGCCACATTTTCCAACAAAAGGGCTTTGACGGCGCGCGAATGCAGGAAATTGCCGATACTGCCCATATCAACAAAGGGCTCCTTCACTACTATTTCAAATCCAAGGACGCACTGTTTCACCGTGTCTTTGGGATTGCGTTTGATGCCATGGTCAAACGAATTGCCGAAGTGCTGAATTCTGACCGTCCTTTGTTAGAGAAAATTGACCGATTTTGTGGAACTTACATCGGCATGATGGCGCGCAATGCCTATCTGCCCAGATTTGTGATTCATGAAATCTCGAGAAACCCTGATCGGTTCATTACCCGATTGCGTAAGCACCACCATCTTCCCGATTTGGATCCGTTTTTCAAACAGGTCGAGGCTGAAGCTGCTGCCGGCCGCATCCGGCCTACCGACCCACGACAATTGCTGGTCAACATGATGTCCATGTCCATTTTCCCGTTTTTGGCCCAGCCGATGATCCAAGTGATCCATAACATGGGCAACCAGGATTTTGACCAGTTTGTCGCAACGCGCAAAACGGAAGTTGCTCAGTTCATTATCCATGCCATTCAAATCGAAAAATGA
- a CDS encoding TolC family protein: MKNIAASLLLMLIFSTAAFAQTVYSLEQLRAAAKENYPEFKQKALSKQGYDLEIEKLKTLLYPKLNFGLQASWQSAVTAIEIPGIEIKSQPRDQYKAYVDVNQVVYDGGLMSRQLALKDAQQEIEQQKIETNLQKVQEQVDFLYFSGLLLQAQEEQLQLVRSTIEGKLKQVRGAIANGVTLESNAWLLEAELVKNEQQQTEVLAQRQSLARMLTEWTGLPFDSEAKMDRPKEKDLPLKPTISRQELKLFALQHHAVDLGIAAVDAKYRPKVFAFSQLGFGRPGLNFLDTQFRPWMVAGVRLSWDIYDWGAGRIEKETFALQKELVKVQQDAFKRQTDLGLIQVDEDLMKLKKLLQQDDDMIRLRGKIREISSAQLDNGVITATEYLDRVNEETGAVLAKKLHEIQVLMTQAKYGYITGNN; the protein is encoded by the coding sequence ATGAAAAATATAGCCGCCAGCCTTTTATTGATGCTGATATTCAGCACGGCAGCCTTCGCGCAGACGGTTTATTCCCTCGAGCAGCTCCGTGCCGCTGCAAAAGAAAATTACCCGGAGTTCAAGCAAAAAGCGCTCTCCAAACAAGGCTACGACCTCGAAATCGAGAAACTCAAGACCCTGCTTTATCCCAAACTCAACTTTGGCTTGCAGGCAAGCTGGCAAAGCGCGGTGACGGCGATCGAGATTCCCGGCATTGAGATCAAAAGTCAACCCCGCGATCAATACAAGGCCTATGTCGACGTCAATCAAGTGGTCTATGACGGCGGATTGATGAGCCGGCAACTTGCCTTGAAGGATGCGCAACAGGAGATCGAACAGCAAAAAATCGAGACGAATTTGCAAAAAGTGCAGGAGCAGGTCGACTTTCTGTATTTCTCCGGATTGCTCCTGCAAGCGCAGGAAGAGCAATTGCAGTTGGTGCGGTCGACCATCGAAGGCAAGCTCAAGCAGGTGCGCGGTGCGATCGCCAACGGCGTAACCCTCGAAAGCAATGCCTGGTTGCTGGAAGCGGAATTGGTGAAAAACGAGCAACAACAAACCGAAGTCTTGGCGCAGCGGCAATCGCTCGCTCGAATGTTGACGGAATGGACCGGCCTGCCTTTTGATTCAGAAGCAAAAATGGATCGCCCGAAAGAAAAGGACTTGCCGTTGAAGCCCACAATTTCCCGTCAGGAATTGAAATTGTTTGCCCTGCAGCACCACGCTGTGGACCTTGGCATCGCCGCAGTCGATGCCAAATACCGTCCCAAAGTGTTTGCATTCAGCCAGTTGGGATTTGGCCGCCCTGGTCTCAACTTTTTGGACACGCAGTTCCGCCCGTGGATGGTCGCGGGCGTGCGCCTGAGCTGGGACATCTATGACTGGGGCGCGGGCCGCATCGAAAAGGAAACATTTGCCTTGCAAAAGGAACTGGTCAAGGTTCAGCAGGATGCCTTCAAACGGCAAACCGACCTTGGACTCATTCAGGTCGACGAGGATTTGATGAAACTCAAGAAACTGCTGCAACAAGACGACGACATGATTCGCCTCCGCGGCAAAATCCGGGAAATTTCCTCTGCACAGCTCGACAATGGCGTGATTACTGCCACCGAGTACTTGGACAGGGTAAACGAAGAAACGGGAGCCGTTTTGGCCAAGAAATTACACGAAATCCAAGTCCTGATGACGCAAGCTAAATACGGCTACATCACAGGGAATAATTGA
- a CDS encoding HlyD family efflux transporter periplasmic adaptor subunit: MRNFLALTLTLTLFLGCGKEKNNADAFGNFEANEVIVSAETAGRLIRFQVDEGQDLLPGMEIGIVDTTQLSLQMDELGARRRAVGSRTSNVVAQMDVLTQQMEVIEKEKLRVENLVKAGAATPKQLDDIKGQLEVLSTQKRSISAQNLPVVNEIEAIDVQAERLQDQIKRSHIVNPIKGKVLVKLAEASEVVGPGKPLYRIAPMDSLYLRAYLSGSQLASVKVGQTVTVRIDNGEKGYHSYPGRITWIADQAEFTPKIVQTKEERVNLVYAFKVLVMNEGQLKIGMPGEVLFADPKSAPASPKTAEK; this comes from the coding sequence ATGAGAAATTTCCTCGCGCTCACACTCACCCTCACACTGTTCCTTGGTTGTGGCAAGGAGAAAAACAATGCCGATGCCTTCGGAAACTTCGAGGCCAATGAGGTGATTGTTTCTGCTGAAACCGCGGGTCGCTTGATCAGATTCCAGGTCGACGAAGGCCAAGATTTGCTGCCCGGGATGGAAATCGGAATCGTGGATACCACGCAATTGTCCCTCCAAATGGACGAACTCGGCGCACGCCGCCGTGCTGTCGGCTCACGTACCTCCAATGTCGTGGCTCAAATGGACGTGCTTACCCAGCAAATGGAAGTCATCGAAAAAGAGAAATTGCGTGTCGAAAACCTCGTGAAGGCAGGCGCAGCCACCCCCAAACAACTCGATGACATCAAAGGTCAATTGGAAGTCCTCAGCACCCAAAAGCGCAGCATTTCCGCACAAAATCTTCCCGTCGTCAATGAAATCGAAGCCATCGACGTTCAGGCAGAGCGTTTGCAGGATCAAATCAAACGTTCACACATCGTCAATCCGATCAAGGGCAAAGTGTTGGTGAAACTCGCCGAAGCCTCCGAAGTCGTCGGCCCAGGCAAGCCGCTCTATCGCATCGCCCCGATGGACTCGCTTTACCTCCGGGCCTACCTTTCAGGCAGCCAATTGGCAAGTGTCAAAGTGGGCCAAACCGTCACCGTACGCATTGACAACGGCGAAAAAGGCTATCATTCCTATCCGGGTCGCATTACCTGGATCGCCGATCAGGCAGAGTTTACGCCCAAAATCGTCCAAACCAAGGAGGAACGCGTAAATCTCGTGTATGCCTTCAAGGTTTTGGTCATGAACGAAGGTCAACTGAAAATCGGAATGCCGGGCGAGGTGCTGTTTGCCGATCCTAAATCCGCCCCCGCAAGCCCAAAAACCGCCGAAAAATAA
- a CDS encoding ABC transporter ATP-binding protein, with amino-acid sequence MARDPVIITNKLRKEFGDFVAVNDISFEVMRGEIFGFLGANGAGKTTAMKMLTGLLAPSGGSATVAGFDVMTQSDEVKRNIGYMSQRFSLYEDLTVKENVRFYGGIYGLSYSERKRKSAELIERLGLLDMKRDKVADLPLGWKQKLAFSVALLHDPAIVFLDEPTGGVDPLTRRQFWDLIYEAAERGVTVFVTTHYMDEAEYCERISIMVDGKIEALDTPAALKRQYNAANMDEVFVKLARGK; translated from the coding sequence ATGGCTAGAGATCCCGTCATCATCACCAACAAACTCCGGAAGGAATTCGGAGACTTTGTTGCCGTCAACGACATCAGCTTTGAGGTGATGCGCGGTGAGATTTTTGGCTTTCTCGGGGCGAATGGTGCCGGGAAAACGACGGCCATGAAGATGCTCACCGGACTTTTGGCGCCTTCGGGCGGTTCGGCAACCGTCGCCGGATTTGACGTGATGACCCAAAGCGACGAAGTCAAACGCAACATCGGCTACATGAGCCAACGGTTTTCGCTGTATGAGGACTTGACGGTCAAGGAAAACGTGCGGTTTTATGGCGGCATCTACGGTCTGAGCTACTCCGAGCGCAAGCGCAAAAGTGCCGAGCTCATTGAGCGCCTCGGTCTGCTGGACATGAAGCGTGACAAGGTCGCCGACCTTCCCCTGGGTTGGAAGCAAAAATTGGCGTTTTCTGTGGCCTTGCTCCACGATCCGGCGATTGTCTTTTTGGACGAGCCCACCGGCGGCGTGGATCCTTTGACCCGCCGTCAATTCTGGGACCTGATCTACGAAGCCGCCGAGCGCGGCGTCACTGTATTCGTCACCACCCACTACATGGACGAGGCCGAATACTGCGAACGCATCAGCATCATGGTCGACGGCAAAATCGAGGCCCTCGACACCCCGGCGGCACTCAAAAGGCAGTACAATGCCGCAAACATGGACGAAGTTTTTGTAAAACTGGCACGCGGAAAATGA
- a CDS encoding ABC transporter permease has product MIVFFTFVKKEFYHIFRDKRTLFILFGMPVVQVILFGFAITNEIKDARIVVFDQSKDEGTQQITQKLLSSGYFLLDRELNSTEEIEQIFREGTTKLAVVFGPNFMEGFRRGTGADIQIIADASDPNTANALTSYATAIIRGWQAEKIGIRELPLTIKTDYQMTYNPELKGVFLFVPGVMTMILMMVSTLMTSIAVAREKELGTMEVLLVSPLNPTVIIVGKVIPYLGLGMINAGVIVLLSNLVFGIPIHGSVLLLMAECLLFVVTALAMGIMISTVANSQQTAMLFSLTILMLPTILLSGYFFPIENMPMILQVFSNILPAKWFIIIVKDIMLKGSGFFSIWRESLALFGMAVFFIVVSIFRFRVRLE; this is encoded by the coding sequence ATGATCGTTTTCTTCACATTCGTCAAAAAAGAATTCTATCACATTTTCCGTGACAAACGCACGCTGTTCATCCTTTTCGGGATGCCGGTCGTGCAGGTGATCCTCTTTGGATTTGCCATCACCAATGAAATCAAGGACGCAAGAATCGTTGTGTTTGACCAAAGCAAGGACGAAGGCACACAACAGATTACGCAGAAATTACTTTCCTCTGGCTATTTTTTGCTGGACCGGGAATTGAATTCGACGGAGGAGATCGAGCAGATTTTCAGGGAGGGTACCACAAAACTTGCGGTGGTCTTTGGACCGAATTTCATGGAGGGATTCCGGCGCGGCACTGGCGCTGATATTCAGATCATTGCCGATGCATCCGACCCCAATACAGCCAATGCACTGACTTCGTATGCCACAGCGATCATTCGCGGATGGCAAGCGGAGAAAATCGGCATTCGGGAACTCCCCTTGACCATCAAAACCGACTATCAAATGACCTACAATCCGGAACTCAAAGGGGTTTTCCTCTTCGTTCCCGGGGTCATGACGATGATTTTGATGATGGTTTCGACGCTCATGACCTCGATTGCCGTGGCGCGTGAAAAGGAATTGGGCACCATGGAAGTTTTGCTCGTGTCGCCGCTCAATCCGACGGTGATCATTGTCGGCAAAGTCATCCCGTACCTTGGTTTGGGCATGATCAATGCGGGCGTCATCGTTTTGTTGAGCAATCTGGTTTTCGGAATTCCGATCCACGGCAGTGTTTTGTTGCTCATGGCCGAATGTCTGTTGTTTGTCGTGACTGCATTGGCGATGGGAATCATGATTTCGACGGTCGCCAACAGTCAGCAAACCGCGATGCTTTTCTCCTTGACGATTTTGATGTTGCCGACGATTCTGCTTTCGGGCTACTTTTTCCCGATCGAAAACATGCCGATGATCCTGCAGGTATTCAGCAATATCTTGCCGGCCAAGTGGTTCATTATCATTGTGAAAGACATCATGCTCAAGGGTTCCGGCTTTTTCTCGATTTGGCGCGAGTCCTTGGCCTTGTTTGGGATGGCGGTATTTTTCATCGTGGTGAGTATTTTCCGGTTTAGAGTGAGGCTCGAATGA
- a CDS encoding ABC transporter permease, with the protein MRRIKFLVQKEFLQIFRNPAMLPMIIIMPVIQLLVLANAATYEIKNLNVHFVDHDGSQFSNILRGKIEASPYFTIMSADPSVESANMNLERDQTDLVIEVPSGFERSLLRYGKSSLHMKISAINGVKAGVAVNYTNSIILDYNQGIRKDFGAAPNISSPGQINIEYSNWFNPSLNYKTFMVPGILVLLVTMIGLFLTGMNIVREKEIGTAEQINVTPLRKYEFVIGKMLPFWLLGLFELALGLGAGILAFDIPVLGSPVWVFVFAMVFLFVVMGIGLFISTMTDTQQQALFFAWFFMAIFMLMSGLFTPIESMPIWAQRITDFNPVAYFVSVNRMVILKGAGWAEIQVLFWKMVIYALVINGLAVWNYRKKY; encoded by the coding sequence ATGAGGCGGATCAAGTTTCTGGTGCAGAAGGAGTTCTTGCAGATTTTCCGGAATCCTGCGATGTTGCCCATGATCATCATCATGCCGGTGATCCAACTCCTTGTGCTCGCCAACGCCGCCACCTACGAAATCAAGAACCTCAACGTCCATTTCGTGGACCATGACGGTTCTCAATTTTCCAACATCCTCCGCGGCAAAATTGAGGCCTCGCCTTATTTCACGATCATGTCTGCCGATCCCAGCGTGGAATCCGCCAACATGAACCTCGAGCGGGACCAAACCGACCTTGTGATCGAAGTGCCATCCGGTTTTGAGCGTTCCCTGTTGCGTTACGGAAAGTCGTCATTGCACATGAAGATCAGCGCGATCAATGGCGTCAAGGCCGGCGTCGCCGTCAATTATACGAATTCGATCATTCTGGACTACAACCAAGGCATTCGAAAGGATTTTGGTGCGGCTCCCAATATCAGTTCGCCCGGGCAAATCAACATTGAATACAGCAATTGGTTCAATCCCAGCCTCAATTACAAAACCTTCATGGTGCCCGGCATTTTGGTGCTGTTGGTGACCATGATCGGCTTGTTTCTCACGGGCATGAACATCGTGCGGGAAAAGGAAATCGGTACTGCTGAGCAAATTAACGTGACGCCGTTGCGCAAATACGAATTTGTGATCGGGAAAATGCTGCCGTTTTGGTTGCTCGGTCTCTTCGAATTGGCTTTGGGCCTCGGAGCGGGCATCCTCGCTTTTGACATTCCTGTTTTGGGAAGCCCGGTTTGGGTCTTCGTTTTTGCGATGGTTTTCCTCTTTGTGGTCATGGGAATCGGATTGTTCATCTCCACGATGACCGATACGCAACAGCAAGCCTTGTTTTTTGCTTGGTTTTTCATGGCCATTTTCATGCTGATGAGCGGGCTTTTCACGCCCATCGAAAGCATGCCGATTTGGGCGCAACGCATCACGGACTTCAACCCTGTAGCCTATTTTGTGTCCGTGAACCGGATGGTGATTCTCAAAGGCGCAGGCTGGGCGGAAATTCAGGTCCTGTTCTGGAAAATGGTCATTTATGCCTTGGTCATCAATGGGTTGGCCGTCTGGAATTACCGCAAGAAGTACTGA
- a CDS encoding glycoside hydrolase family 25 protein, which translates to MAKNGSNGGRWFLVLLVFAGIAAGGYWLWYNRFSIRGIDVSRYQGKIEWAKVKQAGIRFAFIKATEGTDYVDPYFAVNWDEAREKGIARGAYHFFRPAQDGKAQAEHFLKQVKWSKGDLPPVLDLEVTDEVTAAAIRREALEWLETVENATGMRPLVYTLPHYARSYLDGKLARYPLWVVDLTLLWPSESPGWKSWTFWQHSHHGRVSGIEGDVDLNVFGGTEVEFREMMK; encoded by the coding sequence ATGGCAAAAAACGGCAGCAACGGTGGACGGTGGTTCTTGGTGCTGTTGGTATTTGCAGGAATTGCTGCAGGCGGATATTGGCTCTGGTACAACCGGTTTTCCATTCGCGGGATTGACGTTTCACGCTACCAAGGCAAGATCGAATGGGCGAAGGTCAAGCAGGCTGGCATCCGCTTTGCCTTTATCAAGGCGACGGAGGGGACAGACTATGTGGATCCCTATTTCGCGGTGAATTGGGATGAAGCAAGGGAAAAAGGCATTGCGCGGGGAGCCTACCATTTTTTCCGTCCCGCGCAGGACGGGAAGGCGCAGGCAGAACATTTCCTGAAACAAGTGAAATGGTCAAAAGGCGATTTGCCGCCGGTTCTCGACCTGGAAGTCACGGATGAAGTGACCGCAGCCGCAATTCGGAGGGAAGCTTTGGAATGGCTGGAAACCGTCGAAAATGCCACGGGCATGCGTCCGCTCGTGTACACGCTCCCGCATTATGCGCGCAGCTACCTCGACGGCAAGCTCGCGCGGTACCCGCTCTGGGTCGTGGACCTTACTTTGCTGTGGCCGAGCGAATCGCCCGGCTGGAAAAGCTGGACTTTCTGGCAACATTCGCACCACGGCCGCGTCAGCGGCATCGAAGGCGACGTCGACCTGAACGTGTTTGGCGGCACAGAGGTGGAGTTTCGGGAGATGATGAAGTAG